The following are encoded in a window of Candidatus Schekmanbacteria bacterium genomic DNA:
- a CDS encoding pyridoxal phosphate-dependent aminotransferase, whose product MELSERAKALKPSPTLSITALANKLKAEGKDVIGFGAGQPDFDTPDNIKEAAKRAIDNGFTKYTPSAGINELKDAIIEKFKSENGLEYKRSEIVVSSGAKDFLFNLAMVLLNPGDEVIIPSPYWVSYPDQVEIAGGKPVIVETKEEDGFCLKADALREKITERTKALILNSPSNPTGGAYEVKDLEEIAEVVLEKGILVISDEIYERLVYDGYKHTSIASLSNEMKKNTIVVNGVSKTYSMTGWRIGYGAGNEEIMSAITKLQSQSISNPVSISQMASIEAITGDQSAVEKMRLAFDERRKFVVSKLNSIEGVKCFNPKGAFYCFPNFSGIYGKSFEGKAINSSNDLTETLLSSFNVAAVPGAAFGSDNNIRISYATGMEMLEKGLKRIEDFVSALK is encoded by the coding sequence ATGGAACTTAGTGAAAGAGCAAAAGCCCTCAAGCCATCGCCAACTTTATCAATTACAGCGCTTGCAAATAAGCTGAAAGCCGAAGGCAAAGATGTCATAGGATTTGGCGCAGGACAGCCTGATTTTGATACGCCTGACAACATAAAAGAAGCGGCAAAAAGAGCAATAGATAATGGTTTCACTAAATACACTCCTTCTGCTGGAATCAATGAATTGAAAGACGCAATCATCGAAAAATTCAAATCAGAAAACGGACTCGAATATAAAAGAAGTGAGATTGTAGTTTCTTCAGGGGCTAAGGATTTTCTCTTCAATCTTGCAATGGTCTTACTGAATCCCGGCGATGAAGTTATCATCCCTTCTCCCTATTGGGTATCATACCCTGACCAAGTGGAAATCGCAGGAGGCAAACCTGTAATCGTAGAGACAAAGGAAGAAGACGGATTCTGCCTCAAAGCAGATGCTCTGCGGGAAAAAATAACTGAAAGGACAAAAGCTCTTATCTTAAACAGCCCGTCGAATCCAACAGGCGGTGCATATGAAGTAAAAGATCTCGAAGAAATTGCAGAAGTTGTTCTTGAAAAAGGAATTCTTGTAATTTCCGATGAAATTTACGAACGCCTTGTTTATGACGGTTACAAACATACAAGTATTGCATCGCTATCCAATGAAATGAAGAAAAATACAATCGTCGTAAACGGCGTATCAAAAACCTATTCAATGACAGGATGGAGAATAGGATATGGCGCCGGCAATGAAGAAATAATGTCGGCTATCACTAAACTTCAAAGCCAGTCGATTTCAAACCCTGTATCAATCTCTCAAATGGCTAGCATTGAAGCAATCACAGGAGACCAATCGGCAGTTGAGAAAATGCGCCTTGCATTTGATGAAAGACGCAAGTTTGTCGTCTCGAAACTCAATTCAATAGAAGGAGTCAAATGTTTCAATCCAAAAGGCGCTTTCTATTGTTTCCCAAACTTTTCAGGAATTTATGGAAAAAGCTTTGAAGGAAAAGCCATCAATTCCTCGAATGACCTCACAGAAACGCTCCTTAGCAGTTTCAATGTAGCGGCTGTACCGGGTGCAGCGTTCGGAAGCGACAATAATATCAGAATTTCCTATGCAACAGGGATGGAAATGCTCGAGAAGGGACTAAAGAGAATTGAAGATTTTGTTTCTGCCCTAAAATAA
- a CDS encoding response regulator yields MKDDDDGKISVLVIEDDEVFKQFLKKFLKEKGMNVSLASNGLEGLAKIEKQHFDLIITDLKMPKMNGMDFLKELKNKKGNDVAVIVLTAYGEMDNYVQAIDWGVYEFLHKPVDVEVLSEIIEKAVSERNIRKNQ; encoded by the coding sequence ATGAAAGATGATGACGATGGAAAGATTTCTGTGCTTGTAATAGAAGACGATGAGGTTTTCAAGCAATTTCTGAAAAAATTTCTGAAAGAAAAGGGAATGAATGTCTCTCTTGCCTCGAATGGTTTGGAAGGATTGGCAAAAATCGAGAAACAACATTTTGATCTCATCATAACCGACCTTAAAATGCCAAAAATGAATGGAATGGATTTTTTGAAAGAATTAAAAAACAAAAAAGGCAATGATGTAGCAGTCATTGTTTTAACCGCTTATGGTGAAATGGACAACTATGTGCAGGCAATAGACTGGGGAGTTTATGAATTTCTACACAAGCCTGTTGATGTCGAAGTCCTCTCTGAAATAATAGAAAAAGCCGTCAGCGAAAGAAATATAAGAAAAAACCAATAA
- a CDS encoding pyruvate synthase subunit beta — translation MARPKKVRIPSEEFFHPGHYACQGCGAPIVGRYLLKALGKKTIIVIPACCWSVIQGPYPYSTLKVNVIHTAFETAASTAAGIRASLEMQKKNDVNVVALAGDGGTFDIGLQALSGAAERNDDIIYVCYDNEAYMNTGIQRSSSTPLGAWTTTTPGTHYKDRPKKDIIQIMAAHRIPYAATGNVAYPEDLYVKFKKATTMRGLRFFHILSPCPPGWRSSSEDSIKIARYATWSKMHPLYEVYDGEKYVVRKPEKEIPVNDYFSLQKRFAHLTEREVDTIQQMVDERWESLLRLAS, via the coding sequence ATGGCTCGACCTAAAAAAGTAAGAATTCCCTCTGAAGAATTTTTTCATCCGGGGCATTATGCCTGTCAGGGATGTGGTGCACCGATTGTTGGAAGGTATCTGTTGAAAGCCCTCGGCAAAAAAACCATAATCGTGATTCCTGCATGTTGTTGGTCTGTTATTCAGGGACCTTATCCCTATTCTACACTTAAAGTCAATGTAATCCATACGGCGTTTGAAACTGCCGCATCGACAGCGGCAGGAATAAGAGCATCCCTTGAGATGCAGAAGAAAAACGATGTAAATGTTGTTGCTCTGGCAGGAGATGGAGGTACTTTCGACATCGGTCTTCAGGCATTGTCAGGGGCGGCAGAAAGAAATGATGATATTATTTATGTCTGTTATGATAATGAAGCGTATATGAATACAGGAATCCAAAGAAGCTCATCAACTCCTTTGGGTGCATGGACTACAACGACACCGGGTACACATTACAAGGACAGGCCCAAGAAGGATATAATTCAGATTATGGCGGCACACCGAATTCCATATGCTGCAACAGGAAATGTCGCTTATCCTGAAGACCTTTATGTCAAATTCAAGAAAGCAACTACTATGAGGGGCCTTCGCTTCTTCCATATTTTATCTCCCTGTCCTCCCGGATGGCGCTCTTCCTCTGAAGATTCGATAAAGATTGCTCGTTATGCAACTTGGTCGAAGATGCATCCTCTTTATGAGGTTTATGATGGAGAAAAATATGTAGTCAGAAAGCCGGAAAAGGAGATTCCTGTCAATGATTACTTCAGTCTGCAAAAACGATTTGCCCATCTCACCGAAAGAGAAGTTGACACCATTCAGCAGATGGTTGACGAAAGGTGGGAAAGTCTCCTGAGGTTGGCATCTTGA
- the porA gene encoding pyruvate ferredoxin oxidoreductase, which translates to MRKVLMANHAVSIGVKLSRVSVVAAYPITPQSQVVELISEMCADGEIDAKFLKVESEHSAMACCIGAALGGSRVFTATSSQGLLLMHEMLHWAAGSRVPIVMTNVNRSVSPPWSIWTDQTDSLSQRDTGWIQLYCESNQEVLDSIIQAYWIAEKVNLPFMVVFDGFYLSHTNEAVDIPEQSDVDRFLRKFRPKFKIDVKKPHAFNSIVYPDAYMEFRHMIKESMDTVPAVVNKCGAEFGKKFGRVYGTLEEYRNEDAEISLITSSTVTSTARIVIDEYRKKGIKAGLIKLRLFNPFPREDILNAIRGKRKVGVIDRNYSPGNGGVFAQTLRANIIGNGDIPEIYPFIVGLGGRDVHLGVLNEAIDIMASNKKIKAGEEIWLDLKK; encoded by the coding sequence TTGAGAAAAGTTTTGATGGCAAATCATGCGGTTTCAATTGGTGTGAAACTTTCCCGTGTTTCCGTAGTAGCCGCATATCCCATTACTCCTCAATCTCAAGTAGTTGAATTGATTTCGGAGATGTGTGCCGATGGAGAGATAGATGCGAAGTTTCTGAAGGTTGAATCTGAACATTCTGCAATGGCATGTTGTATAGGGGCGGCGCTTGGTGGTTCAAGAGTTTTTACTGCAACTTCATCACAGGGCTTGCTGCTAATGCATGAGATGCTGCATTGGGCAGCCGGCTCAAGAGTGCCTATTGTTATGACGAATGTAAACCGCTCTGTCAGTCCTCCATGGAGCATTTGGACTGACCAAACAGATTCGCTTTCACAAAGGGATACCGGTTGGATTCAGCTCTATTGTGAAAGTAATCAGGAAGTTCTTGATTCAATCATTCAGGCATATTGGATTGCCGAGAAGGTAAATCTGCCCTTTATGGTAGTTTTTGACGGCTTCTATCTTTCCCATACAAATGAGGCAGTGGATATTCCTGAGCAATCGGATGTTGACCGCTTCCTTAGAAAATTCAGGCCAAAATTCAAGATTGATGTCAAGAAACCGCATGCTTTCAACAGCATAGTTTATCCCGATGCCTATATGGAGTTTAGACATATGATTAAGGAATCGATGGATACTGTGCCTGCTGTTGTGAATAAATGCGGAGCTGAATTTGGCAAAAAATTTGGACGAGTCTATGGCACCCTTGAAGAGTATAGGAACGAAGATGCTGAGATAAGTCTCATAACATCGAGCACTGTTACAAGCACTGCAAGAATTGTGATTGACGAATATAGAAAAAAAGGAATCAAAGCAGGATTGATCAAACTTCGCCTTTTCAATCCCTTCCCTCGTGAAGACATTTTAAATGCCATAAGAGGGAAACGGAAGGTAGGTGTAATAGATAGGAATTATTCTCCGGGAAATGGCGGCGTATTTGCGCAGACTTTGAGAGCAAATATAATTGGGAATGGAGACATTCCTGAAATCTATCCCTTCATCGTAGGACTTGGCGGCAGAGATGTCCATTTGGGCGTATTGAATGAAGCCATAGATATTATGGCTTCCAACAAAAAGATAAAAGCAGGTGAAGAAATATGGCTCGACCTAAAAAAGTAA
- a CDS encoding FAD-dependent oxidoreductase produces MKRKNRNSKFFLALCNESVARNITGAWRNVRPVYKEKTAPCRESCPAGENIEGVMSLVSQRKYIDAWNLIREENPFPAVCGRACYHPCESGCNRGFFDEPLSINAIERFVSDMAFQKYGRKRRIVKKGGKKKGRVAVIGAGVAGLTAAYHLARNDIAVTVYDSFKSPGGILRYGIPAYRLPKDILDWEIERIRDNAVDIVCGKRLGKDLSIKGLLNKSDALIIAAGATFSRKLGIEGEEAEGIIDGSKFLKDISLGRMKAPGRKVAVIGGGNTAVDVARSALRLGCEVKMFYRRTRIEMGAFPEEITDAVEEGVDINFLVAPYAFLKGKDNKLEGIRFQRMKLGKPDASGRRRPVPIKGDTFEEDFDCAIVAIGEDIDSSILKPLVDEESFFSSLRYGCITPIERVFTAGDFAGGPRSIVEAIAGGKRAALAVISMINGKSFALDYEKIRIGAQGGISFSNYGNSSEEIIEKLSTIVEYQNLNIDYFMPADPPQIRKADVEKRKKDFSEVVQTLSKREAIAEAERCFNCGRCTDCDNCYKFCPDISVLKRVRKGFTYEIDYDHCKGCSICYSECPRNVIEMVEEVKS; encoded by the coding sequence ATGAAAAGAAAAAATCGAAACAGTAAATTCTTTCTTGCTCTTTGCAATGAATCCGTTGCAAGGAATATAACAGGTGCATGGAGAAATGTCAGGCCTGTTTATAAAGAGAAGACTGCCCCTTGCCGTGAATCCTGCCCGGCAGGAGAAAATATCGAAGGAGTAATGTCTCTTGTTTCACAGCGCAAATACATCGATGCCTGGAATCTAATCAGAGAAGAAAATCCCTTCCCTGCCGTATGCGGAAGAGCTTGCTACCATCCCTGTGAAAGCGGATGCAATAGAGGTTTTTTCGACGAGCCGCTTTCAATAAATGCCATAGAAAGATTTGTTTCAGATATGGCTTTTCAGAAGTATGGAAGGAAAAGAAGAATAGTAAAAAAAGGGGGAAAAAAGAAGGGAAGAGTAGCTGTAATTGGAGCCGGAGTGGCGGGATTGACAGCGGCTTATCATCTTGCAAGAAATGATATAGCAGTGACTGTTTATGATTCTTTTAAATCTCCGGGCGGAATTCTTCGTTATGGTATTCCGGCATACCGCTTACCTAAGGATATCCTTGATTGGGAAATTGAAAGGATAAGAGACAATGCTGTTGATATTGTTTGCGGTAAAAGACTTGGAAAAGATCTTTCCATCAAGGGACTGCTTAATAAATCTGATGCACTCATAATTGCTGCAGGCGCCACCTTTTCGAGAAAGCTTGGAATAGAAGGGGAAGAAGCAGAAGGAATAATCGACGGCAGTAAGTTTTTAAAGGACATTAGTCTTGGAAGAATGAAAGCGCCGGGTAGGAAAGTGGCTGTCATCGGAGGTGGAAACACGGCAGTCGATGTGGCAAGAAGCGCGCTGAGGTTAGGTTGTGAAGTAAAGATGTTTTATAGAAGGACACGAATCGAGATGGGGGCATTCCCGGAGGAAATAACCGATGCCGTCGAGGAGGGAGTTGACATCAATTTTCTTGTTGCGCCATATGCCTTTTTAAAGGGTAAAGATAATAAACTTGAGGGTATCAGGTTTCAGCGAATGAAACTTGGAAAACCTGATGCAAGCGGAAGAAGAAGACCTGTGCCTATTAAAGGCGATACCTTCGAAGAGGATTTTGATTGTGCCATAGTTGCCATAGGTGAAGACATCGATTCTTCAATTTTGAAACCTCTTGTTGATGAGGAATCATTTTTCTCATCTCTGCGATATGGCTGTATTACTCCTATTGAAAGAGTCTTTACGGCCGGAGATTTTGCAGGAGGTCCAAGAAGTATAGTTGAAGCTATTGCCGGGGGAAAAAGGGCGGCTTTGGCTGTTATTTCTATGATAAATGGAAAAAGCTTTGCACTCGATTATGAAAAGATAAGAATTGGAGCGCAAGGAGGAATCTCATTTTCCAATTATGGGAATTCTTCAGAGGAGATAATTGAAAAATTGAGCACAATTGTCGAATACCAAAACCTCAATATCGATTATTTTATGCCTGCTGACCCGCCACAGATAAGAAAAGCAGATGTTGAAAAAAGAAAAAAAGATTTTTCTGAAGTAGTTCAAACATTGAGTAAAAGAGAGGCGATTGCGGAAGCTGAAAGGTGTTTTAACTGCGGCAGATGTACTGATTGTGATAACTGCTATAAATTCTGCCCTGATATTTCTGTCCTAAAGAGGGTGAGAAAGGGGTTTACCTATGAGATTGACTATGATCACTGCAAAGGGTGTTCAATCTGTTATTCGGAATGTCCCCGAAATGTAATTGAAATGGTTGAGGAGGTAAAGTCTTGA
- a CDS encoding pyruvate ferredoxin oxidoreductase encodes MFEIRFHGRGGQGAVIASKILGLALFYEGFYIQSFPVFGLERRGAPVAAFLRVDKEPIRQRTNVYTPDSVIILDETLITFQNVVDGLKENGSILINTRKKPIEFTAFNGYRVYTVNATDIALKYGLGTLSSPIVNTAILGAYLRINKILKFSSLEKALREEVKENAVNNLLAAKESYRKCNLCPLDELNEKKKSKQ; translated from the coding sequence ATGTTTGAGATAAGATTTCATGGCAGGGGAGGCCAAGGTGCTGTAATAGCATCAAAAATTCTTGGGCTTGCCCTCTTTTACGAAGGCTTTTATATACAATCTTTTCCGGTTTTTGGCTTGGAAAGGCGCGGTGCACCTGTAGCTGCTTTTTTGAGAGTTGATAAAGAGCCGATTCGACAGCGCACTAATGTTTACACTCCTGATTCAGTAATCATCCTTGATGAGACTTTGATAACCTTTCAGAATGTAGTCGATGGATTGAAGGAAAACGGAAGTATTCTGATTAATACAAGAAAGAAGCCTATAGAATTTACGGCATTCAATGGTTATAGGGTTTATACCGTGAATGCAACCGATATTGCTTTGAAATATGGCCTTGGCACTCTCTCTTCGCCAATCGTCAACACAGCTATCCTCGGCGCCTATTTGAGAATAAATAAAATTTTGAAGTTTTCCTCATTGGAAAAAGCCCTTAGGGAGGAAGTTAAAGAAAATGCGGTAAATAATCTTCTTGCGGCTAAAGAGTCATACAGAAAATGCAATCTTTGTCCCTTGGATGAACTAAATGAAAAGAAAAAATCGAAACAGTAA
- a CDS encoding lactate utilization protein, translating into MRQVKKKGRKDKKTAPNPRSEVIKRRVEKLCDELNKRNIEGIFVESSSDACRKIKKMIPKGATVALGGSVTIVESGIIDTLRQMDINLLDRYREDISKKEVDKMRREGLMADVFVSSTNAITMKGELINADGIGNRIASMIYGPQKVIIVCGINKIVKNIQEGVERIYLTAGPMNSLRFNADAPCAETGFCKEDICYPPQRICNMFSIIEGQAESGRMSVIIVNEILGF; encoded by the coding sequence ATGAGACAGGTAAAAAAGAAAGGTAGGAAAGATAAGAAAACAGCACCAAATCCAAGAAGCGAAGTAATCAAAAGAAGAGTAGAAAAACTCTGTGATGAATTGAATAAAAGAAATATAGAAGGAATCTTTGTCGAATCAAGCTCCGATGCATGCAGGAAAATTAAGAAGATGATTCCAAAAGGCGCTACTGTGGCGTTGGGAGGGTCAGTAACGATTGTTGAGTCAGGAATTATCGATACTCTGCGGCAGATGGATATAAACCTTCTCGACCGCTATAGAGAGGATATTTCAAAGAAGGAAGTGGATAAAATGCGCCGTGAGGGTTTGATGGCAGATGTATTTGTTTCAAGCACCAATGCAATTACGATGAAAGGCGAACTGATCAATGCTGATGGAATCGGCAACAGAATTGCATCGATGATATATGGGCCGCAGAAAGTAATTATTGTCTGCGGAATAAATAAGATTGTAAAAAATATTCAGGAAGGAGTAGAAAGAATCTACCTCACAGCAGGCCCGATGAATAGTTTGCGTTTTAATGCAGATGCGCCTTGTGCAGAAACGGGTTTTTGCAAGGAAGACATCTGTTATCCGCCTCAAAGAATTTGCAATATGTTTTCGATTATAGAAGGGCAGGCTGAATCAGGCAGAATGTCGGTAATCATTGTAAATGAAATCTTGGGATTTTAA
- a CDS encoding acylphosphatase encodes MKKISAKIKVRGIVQGVGFRYYTVREARRIGVFGYVKNEYDGSVFAYAEGDEEDVDSFVESLKRGPSSAVVESVEVEKDDYTGSYNDFRIEY; translated from the coding sequence ATGAAAAAAATATCAGCCAAAATAAAAGTCAGGGGAATAGTTCAGGGAGTTGGATTCCGTTATTATACCGTCCGTGAAGCAAGAAGGATTGGTGTTTTCGGTTATGTCAAGAATGAATATGACGGTTCGGTCTTTGCCTATGCCGAAGGAGACGAAGAGGATGTCGATTCATTCGTCGAGTCATTAAAACGGGGTCCCTCTTCAGCTGTTGTTGAGAGTGTAGAAGTTGAAAAGGATGATTATACGGGAAGCTATAACGATTTTAGGATCGAGTACTAA
- a CDS encoding nucleotide sugar dehydrogenase translates to MNIDKLIKTKKAKVAVIGLGYVGLPLAMEIVNGGFSVVGIDVEKKKVNRINRGSSPVLDVSDDILKNALNSKRFSSTTDYSILKKADIITICVPTPLRKTRDPDISYIIAAINNVKNFIRKGQLIILESTTYPGTTRELIKPTLESSGLKAGKDFFLAFSPERIDPGNKEFTTKNTPKVVGGISPKCTKIAALFYSQFIDSVTEVSNSDSAEMVKLLENTFRSVNIGLVNEMALICDKLGINVWEVIDAAATKPFGFMPFYPGPGLGGHCIPIDPHYLSWKLKELNFNARFIELAGEVNSHMPEFVISKITDSLNIRNKSVKGAKVLIIGVSYKRDINDMRESPALDIIGILDEKGAKISYYDPYIPSFTLKGKKYKSKNLTPNEIKNADCVVITTNHSCIDYEKVVKHSKLIVDTRNALKNFKRNRKKIVLL, encoded by the coding sequence ATGAACATAGATAAACTTATAAAAACAAAGAAAGCGAAAGTTGCCGTAATAGGACTCGGTTATGTGGGTCTGCCGTTGGCTATGGAAATAGTGAATGGCGGATTTTCAGTAGTCGGAATCGATGTTGAAAAGAAAAAGGTCAATAGGATAAACCGAGGAAGCTCTCCTGTCTTGGATGTAAGCGATGACATATTAAAAAATGCTCTCAATTCTAAAAGATTTTCATCTACAACAGATTATTCTATTTTAAAAAAAGCGGATATTATTACAATCTGTGTCCCTACTCCACTCCGAAAGACAAGAGATCCAGATATTTCTTATATCATTGCAGCAATCAACAATGTCAAAAATTTCATAAGAAAGGGACAGCTTATAATACTTGAAAGCACTACCTATCCCGGCACAACAAGAGAATTGATAAAGCCCACTCTTGAATCGTCAGGTTTAAAGGCAGGTAAGGATTTTTTCCTTGCATTTTCACCTGAAAGGATCGATCCGGGCAACAAAGAATTCACCACCAAAAACACTCCTAAAGTCGTAGGAGGGATAAGCCCTAAATGTACAAAGATAGCAGCTCTCTTTTATTCCCAATTTATAGACAGCGTCACAGAGGTATCAAATAGCGACAGCGCAGAAATGGTAAAGCTTTTGGAAAACACATTTAGAAGCGTCAATATAGGGCTTGTGAACGAGATGGCGCTAATCTGTGACAAACTTGGAATCAATGTTTGGGAAGTAATCGATGCTGCTGCCACTAAACCTTTCGGTTTTATGCCATTTTATCCGGGACCCGGATTGGGGGGGCACTGCATACCTATCGACCCTCATTATCTTTCATGGAAACTAAAGGAATTGAACTTCAATGCAAGATTTATTGAGCTTGCAGGTGAAGTAAATTCTCATATGCCTGAATTCGTAATATCAAAGATAACAGATTCTCTGAACATTAGGAATAAAAGCGTCAAAGGAGCAAAAGTACTTATTATTGGAGTTTCATACAAAAGAGACATCAATGATATGAGAGAATCTCCTGCCTTAGATATCATTGGAATATTGGATGAAAAGGGCGCAAAAATATCATATTATGACCCTTACATTCCATCTTTTACGCTCAAGGGGAAAAAATACAAATCAAAAAATCTTACGCCCAATGAGATCAAAAACGCAGATTGCGTTGTCATAACAACAAACCATAGCTGTATCGATTACGAAAAAGTAGTCAAACATTCCAAGTTAATTGTCGATACTCGCAATGCTCTCAAAAATTTCAAAAGGAACAGAAAAAAGATAGTTCTTCTCTGA
- a CDS encoding SDR family oxidoreductase, producing MAIYLVTGGAGFIGSNICDELAKRGWKTRVFDNLSTGKSENLKHLEGKIEFIRGDLRNMEEVKSAVKNVDMIFHLAALPSVIRSVQDPITSNSANIDGTLNLLVAARDAGVRRIIFAGSSSAYGDTEEDSKYEEMKPSPLSPYAITKVTGEYYCKVFSNLYGIETVILRYFNVFGPRQDPSSPYSGVISIFVKKMKSGERPTIFGNGKQSRDFTFVKNVVNANMLASEKEGISGEIINIACGKRVTVNQLVDELNEILGTNIKPIYADPRPGDILHSLADIRKAERLLGYKPEVHFKEGLRKTVESI from the coding sequence ATGGCTATTTATCTTGTGACAGGCGGCGCCGGTTTTATCGGCTCAAATATCTGCGATGAGCTCGCAAAAAGAGGATGGAAGACGAGGGTCTTTGACAATCTCTCAACAGGTAAATCAGAAAACCTGAAACATCTTGAAGGAAAAATAGAGTTTATTCGCGGAGATCTGCGTAATATGGAAGAGGTGAAATCTGCAGTAAAGAATGTAGATATGATTTTTCATCTTGCCGCACTTCCATCGGTTATAAGGTCTGTCCAGGACCCTATTACAAGCAATTCTGCAAATATAGACGGCACGCTAAATCTTCTTGTTGCGGCAAGGGATGCAGGAGTGAGAAGAATAATATTTGCAGGCTCTTCCTCTGCCTATGGTGATACAGAAGAAGACAGCAAGTATGAAGAAATGAAGCCGTCTCCCCTATCACCATACGCCATAACCAAAGTAACAGGAGAGTATTACTGCAAGGTCTTTTCAAATCTTTATGGCATAGAAACTGTAATACTGCGCTACTTCAATGTTTTTGGTCCAAGACAAGACCCATCTTCGCCCTATTCCGGCGTCATCTCCATATTTGTAAAAAAGATGAAGTCAGGGGAAAGACCTACAATATTCGGCAATGGCAAGCAATCACGAGATTTCACCTTTGTCAAAAATGTTGTCAACGCCAATATGCTTGCCTCTGAGAAGGAGGGAATATCAGGAGAAATCATCAATATTGCCTGCGGTAAAAGAGTCACCGTCAATCAATTGGTTGATGAACTCAATGAGATTTTGGGAACGAATATAAAACCAATTTATGCTGACCCTCGCCCCGGAGATATACTGCATTCTCTTGCAGACATAAGAAAAGCAGAAAGACTTCTTGGCTACAAACCTGAAGTGCATTTCAAAGAAGGATTGAGAAAAACTGTTGAAAGTATCTAA
- a CDS encoding phosphomannomutase/phosphoglucomutase, with product MINPQIFRQYDIRGLVGSDLTPEVVELIGKAFATYLNREGKNKISIGYDIRLSSESFKDAIIRGATSAGCNCIDIGMVPTPVLYYSLFSLDVDGGVMITGSHNPPEFNGLKLCNNKTTLYGEEIQEIRKIIESGNFSSGNGTSEKSDIKGKYIDMIAERIKLEKPLRIVVDAGNGTASHIAPALLRKLGCEVKELFCEPDGNFPNHHPDPTIEENLKTLIETVVSGNYDMGIGYDGDADRIGVIDDKGNIIWGDQLMILFSREILKNGSQPIVFEVKCSQTLFDDVKKHGGQPIMWKAGHSLIKNKMKELNAPLGGEMSGHMFFADRYFGYDDAIYASCRMAELLSKSGKKCSELLSDIPKMYNTPEIRVDCSDSEKFKIVSEVAEYFKKQYEVIDVDGVRFMTEGGWGLIRASNTQPVLVLRFEAVSPERLNEIKKIVFDKLSEYESVKLPE from the coding sequence ATGATAAATCCACAAATCTTTAGACAATATGACATAAGAGGTCTTGTTGGAAGCGACCTTACTCCTGAAGTTGTTGAATTGATAGGAAAAGCTTTTGCAACCTACCTCAACAGGGAAGGAAAAAATAAAATCTCTATAGGTTACGACATTCGGTTGAGTTCTGAATCCTTCAAGGATGCCATTATTCGTGGAGCAACATCTGCAGGATGCAACTGCATAGATATAGGGATGGTGCCTACACCGGTACTCTATTATTCGCTGTTTTCGCTCGATGTTGACGGAGGAGTAATGATAACAGGAAGCCATAATCCTCCTGAATTCAATGGACTGAAACTTTGCAATAATAAAACAACACTCTATGGAGAAGAAATTCAGGAGATAAGGAAAATCATTGAAAGCGGAAATTTTTCATCAGGCAATGGGACATCTGAAAAGAGTGATATCAAGGGAAAATACATCGATATGATTGCTGAAAGGATAAAATTAGAAAAGCCCCTAAGGATTGTTGTAGATGCAGGAAATGGCACTGCCTCCCATATTGCACCAGCTCTTTTGAGGAAGCTTGGCTGTGAAGTAAAAGAGCTCTTTTGTGAACCTGACGGCAATTTTCCCAACCACCACCCCGACCCGACAATTGAAGAAAACCTCAAAACACTCATAGAAACTGTCGTAAGTGGGAACTATGATATGGGAATCGGTTATGATGGAGATGCTGACAGAATCGGCGTAATCGATGATAAGGGCAACATCATTTGGGGTGACCAATTAATGATTCTCTTTTCAAGGGAAATTCTAAAAAACGGTTCACAGCCCATTGTATTTGAAGTTAAATGTTCACAAACCTTGTTCGATGATGTGAAAAAGCATGGCGGACAACCTATTATGTGGAAAGCAGGGCATTCACTCATCAAAAATAAGATGAAAGAGCTGAATGCTCCACTTGGGGGAGAAATGAGCGGACATATGTTCTTTGCAGACAGATACTTTGGCTATGACGATGCCATTTACGCATCGTGCAGGATGGCAGAGCTTCTTTCAAAAAGCGGCAAAAAGTGTTCAGAATTGCTCTCAGATATCCCAAAAATGTATAACACTCCTGAAATTCGAGTTGACTGCTCTGATAGTGAAAAATTCAAAATAGTCAGCGAAGTAGCAGAATACTTCAAAAAGCAGTATGAAGTGATAGATGTGGATGGAGTCCGTTTTATGACAGAAGGAGGATGGGGATTAATAAGGGCATCGAATACACAGCCGGTCCTTGTATTGAGGTTTGAAGCAGTTTCCCCTGAACGTCTAAATGAAATAAAAAAAATAGTATTTGATAAATTGAGCGAATATGAATCGGTAAAGCTTCCAGAATAG